A region of Leptidea sinapis chromosome 4, ilLepSina1.1, whole genome shotgun sequence DNA encodes the following proteins:
- the LOC126979732 gene encoding myrosinase 1-like, whose protein sequence is MRQHSNCVGEMTIIVLSLLLALCYASPRQERRFPDDFLFGAATASYQIEGGWNADGKGENIWDRMTHTNPDVIKDKSNGDKAANSYNNYARDVEMMRELGLNAYRFSISWARILPNGLANQINEPGVEFYNNYINEMLKYNITPMVTLYHWDLPQKIQDLGGFLSPLFPEWFEDYARIVFQRFGDRVKHWITFNEPCEICFEGYGSSAKAPILNATDVGTYMCAKQLVIAHARAYHAYDKDYRSDQGGVCGITISVNWYGPLTDSEEDKFAAEILRQAKWGIYAEPIFSEQGGFPKEFVERVAKNSEEQGYPRSRMPEFSPEEIELVRGSADFFGVNHYTAVLISATEHKHWFPVSSLYADADVGMYTLPEWASSASDWLTFAPNSLLNSLSHLRNKYKDAVFYITENGWSQAGAGLEDDDRISYYRSALNNVLDSLEAGIKLKGYMAWSLLDNFEWMQGYTERFGLYEVDFESSEKTRTPRKSAFIYKEIIRSRTIDPEYEPPTRTMWIDEGH, encoded by the exons ATGCGACAACATAGCAATTGTGTTGGTGAAATGACGATAATAGTGCTAag CTTACTGCTAGCGTTATGCTACGCTTCACCGAGGCAAGAAAGAAGATTTCCCGATGACTTTCTCTTTGGTGCTGCTACTGCGTCATACCAGATAGAAGGAGGATGGAACGCTGATG GAAAAGGCGAGAACATTTGGGATCGCATGACTCATACAAACCCTGACGTAATAAAAGACAAGAGTAATGGCGACAAAGCAGCCAACTCGTACAACAATTATGCAAGAGACGTGGAAATGATGAGAGAACTTGGCTTAAATGCATACAGATTCTCAATATCCTGGGCCAGAATACTACCTAACGGCTTAGCCAATCAAATCAATGAACCTGGGGTCGAATTCTATAATAACTACATCAACGAAATGCTGAAGTATAACATTACTCCCATGGTAACTCTTTACCATTGGGATTTACCGCAAAAAATCCAAGATCTTGGAGGGTTCCTAAGTCCACTATTCCCAGAATGGTTTGAAGATTATGCTAGAATTGTGTTCCAAAGGTTTGGAGATAGAGTCAAACATTGGATAACTTTTAATGAACCTTGTGAGATATGTTTTGAAGGCTATGGCTCCAGTGCTAAAGCTCCAATTCTAAATGCTACAGATGTTGGAACATACATGTGTGCTAAACAATTAGTTATTGCTCATGCAAGAGCTTACCACGCTTATGATAAAGATTACCGCAGCGACCAGGGTGGTGTTTGTGGAATTACAATAAGTGTCAATTGGTATGGCCCGTTAACAGATTCTGAAGAGGATAAATTTGCTGCAGAGATATTACGACAGGCAAAG TGGGGAATATACGCTGAACCAATTTTTTCCGAACAAGGAGGTTTTCCAAAAGAGTTCGTCGAGAGAGTCGCCAAGAACAGTGAAGAACAAGGCTACCCTAGATCTCGAATGCCAGAATTCAGTCCAGAAGAAATAGAACTCGTTCGAGGTTCTGCAGATTTCTTTGGAGTAAATCATTATACAGCAGTCTTAATATCAGCGACTGAACACAAGCACTGGTTTCCTGTGTCTTCATTATATGCTGATGCCGATGTTGGCATGTACACATTACCTGAATGGGCTTCATCAGCATCTGATTGGTTGacg TTCGCGCCGAACAGTTTGTTAAATTCACTGTCCCACCTCagaaataaatacaaagatGCGGTATTCTACATCACAGAAAATGGCTGGTCCCAAGCAGGTGCCGGTTTGGAAGATGATGATAGAATATCTTATTACAGATCAGCACTTAACAATGTGCTAGATAGTTTGGAGGCGGGAATAAAACTCAAGGGTTACATGGCGTGGAGTCTTCTTGATAACTTTGAGTGGATGCAAGGATATAC GGAACGGTTTGGCCTGTACGAAGTAGATTTCGAATCTTCAGAGAAGACGCGCACTCCAAGAAAATCCGCGTTCATTTACAAAGAGATTATTCGAAGCCGCACTATTGATCCTGAATACGAACCACCCACCCGAACTATGTGGATTGATGAAGGGCATTGa